In one Rhopalosiphum padi isolate XX-2018 chromosome 3, ASM2088224v1, whole genome shotgun sequence genomic region, the following are encoded:
- the LOC132925507 gene encoding putative nuclease HARBI1: MDENEFFNRFRLTKRCVNIVLGLITFKIQSSTDRNHAVTPAQMILLAIRFLASGGMLITVGDFAGIHKTTAGKHIWKVLQAIAKLKTTFLMFPNDPMIIQNIKKDFYSISKFPKVVGALDCTHVKIQSPGGLNAEIYRNRKQFFSINVQAICDSHLNFHDVVSRWQGSAHDSRIFQHSKIYSRFQNGEFGDSILLGDSGYPLKIFCITPLQNVNTPAENLFNEAQIRTRNPIERAFGVWKRRFPILSTGIRLNISKAQCLIIATAILHNIATIDNEQNHALPPLPVEIEEAINFLCLCTFWVSFHLQK, encoded by the exons ATGGAcgaaaatgaattttttaatcgATTTCGTTTAACTAAACGATGTGTGAATATTGTATTGGGCCTAATCACATTCAAAATTCAATCGTCTACTGACCG gaaTCATGCAGTTACACCGGCACAAATGATTCTACTTGCAATTCGTTTCCTTGCGTCTGGTGGTATGTTAATTACAGTAGGAGATTTTGCAGGAATACATAAAACAACTGCTGGAAAACATATATGGAAGGTTTTACAAGCTATagctaaattaaaaactacatttttaatgtttccaAATGATCCAatgattattcaaaatattaaaaaagatttttatagtatttcaaaATTTCCAAAAGTTGTTGGTGCATTGGATTGTACACATGTAAAAATACAGTCACCtg GTGGATTAAATGCAGAGATATACAGAAATAggaaacagtttttttcaattaatgttCAGGCTATTTGTGATTCTCATCTAAATTTTCATGATGTAGTTTCAAGGTGGCAGGGGTCAGCTCACGATTCGCGAATTTTTCAACATTCCAAAATTTACTCACGTTTTCAAAACGGAGAATTCGGTGACAGTATTCTCTTAGGAGATAGTGGCTATCCTCTGAAAATCTTTTGTATTACTCCActtcaaaatgtaaatactcCAGCGGAGAACTTATTTAATGAGGCACAAATCAGAACTAGAAATCCTATCGAAAGGGCATTTGGTGTCTGGAAACGACGATTCCCTATTTTATCTACTGGAATAAGGTTAAACATAAGTAAAGCGCAATGTTTAATTATAGCAACAGCTATTTTGCATAACATTGCAACAATAGATAATGAACAAAATCATGCATTACCTCCATTACCAGTAGAAATTGAAGAAGCCATTAACTTT TTGTGCCTGTGCACTTTTTGGGTGTCTTTTCACTTACAAAAGTAA